The sequence below is a genomic window from Brettanomyces bruxellensis chromosome 9, complete sequence.
GGCAAATAcagtttcatcatcatcttcttcatcttcttcatcttcttcatcttcttcttcatcatcttccttgtaataatcatcattttcctcATCGGTGTCATTGTTTTCTGAATCAGCACCATTGTTATTGTGACTGTCATCcacatcatcttcttcctcatttAGCACACTATTTTCAGcattatcattatcatttgcAACCTCATCTGCGTATTTAACATGTAAAGTTTTGCAATCATTCATacatttcttattcttaaCGTCAGTAGTGTCTTCACCGCcatcatttattttcaaatttattcGTTTTGATGTGATCACgttatttgatttatcaTTTCCACCAATCGATGCAGCCCCTTTCTTCAGCAGCTGTGCTCCCTTCTTCTTGCCAACTCGAACAGTAACCAgacattttttcttccaaacGCGTTTTCTTCTCAATGCCAACTCAATCTTCTTTGAAGATAGCATTCTATAAATCTCTCTATAAACTTGTAGCCTTCTACAAAATTCGGTCGCACTATCAAGGAACAATTTTTCGGCTGCCCTGGGTTCGATTCCAGAAGAGCCCGGGCGTCTATGTTGTGGAACAGACCTATCATTCCAACCGTAGTCGTCAGCCTGTCGAAAGGAAGATGTGCATCGTTTTTGTGTGGCATCCTTCATCTGCTCTAGCAATGGGTTAAAATCAGGTAACATTTTATGTATCATATCTTGCTTTTCATACAATTCCTGATCTTTCCAAGTTTCATTATTGTGTGCATCCAACGCTGCAGTATCATGCGTATTTTCAGCGTGTTGATTCACCACTCCAGTCACCTTTCGAGTCTTTCTTACCATACGAcctgaacttttttttggtgttTGCGTTGaatatttattactttGACGTACTTTTTTCCGTGGTCTACCTCTTCTTCGTTTAATGGTAGGTTGTACCGTGGTGTTTCGCTCTGCTTTTTCAGCAAGTGCTTTGGAGTGAtatttttctaattttcCGGTAGCATGCATTTTGGTTATTCCGCTATCAgtttctccatttaattGCTCAACTGTACTTATCGAACTTGTGCTCCAATCCGCTGAATGAAATCGATATGCTATttcctgtattttttttttttttcaggcgagtttattttatttttcttactttttttttatagtTGATAGGAATCGATATCTTAATTTCTCGAGAAACTAAACAGCACGTTACAGTTGCGTGTTGTATCAGCTAAATTGAAGGATATTCGTGTTGGTGGATTTAGATCAAATTATTTGTCAAAGATCTCAAAAGTCCAGTTAAATTTTGACAGAATGCGAAagataaattaaaatgaaTACTATCGCGTAGGGGAGAACTTTATTGactgaaagaaaatatctgGTTGCAGAAGTGAGAACAAGAATATTTAAACTGACTACTTACTGTCTGAAAGAGGAAACGCAAAATCAAGGATCGAATACATAAATATATAGCAGATATAAAAGCATTTAGTGctttaaacaaaaaaaaagatatatatatatatatatatagatatTGTGCTAAAgcaattttttcatctaTAAAGTACTTCAGAATATTTTAATGGCAATTGACTTTCTTTATTGATATCTTAATCTACTAACATTTCAGTCCTTATTTTatggaaaaaagattatgaaaaagagaagatacGCGATGATCCTGTAgttttttcttaaaaaaatgaatgtgATAACACGAAGCGTCCGCACTTCCcaacaatgaaaaatatgcgTAATAAAGTCCAGCCCTtattaaatgaaaatgatttgTGCGAACTTTGTTTTCATAATCTATACAGgatgatgctttttttttttttgccccGTATGAACAGTTGAACTGAAGTGTGAAGTTTCATAATGACTGTGCCACAAATCAAATGGAGTCATCTTGTGGTTGATCCTACTGAGGCTTGTCTTAACAAAGTACTCAGATGTGGACAGACATTTCGATGGAAATGCATAGATCAAATATGGTCTTGCTCCATTAAAAACAGAATTCTGTTACTTAGGCAGAATGATAAGGAGATCTTATATTCGTCGATTCCATATTTACCTAACACGGCCACTGttttgaaagaatattTGCAACTCGACGTTAACGCGTCCTCCTTATACGAAGTATGGTGTTCCAAAGATAAgcatttcttgaaaaattccTCACAGTTTCGGGGAATCAGAATATTGTGTCAGGACCCCTGGGAAAATCtcatttgctttatttgcTCGTCCAACAACAATGTGAAACGGATATCTCAAATGTGTGACACACTTTGCATTCATTATGGAAACTATTTGGGAACGTTTCAGGGTGTTGATCACTACACTTTCCCCACTCCTAAAGTCTTAGCTATGGATGGCACTGAACAGAAACTAAGGGATCTAGGATTTGGATATAGGGCCAAGTTTATATACGAAACGGCAAAAATTTGTGTGAATAAGCCTGTTATATATAAGACGCTTTGTTCGAAAAAACTTAAATTGgcatcaaaagaaaagtgcCAGGAGTTTCTCTTGCAGTTTCCAGGCGTCGGTCCTAAAGTTGCGGATTGTGTTGCATTGATGTCattgaaaaagcataatGTTGTCCCTATTGATACGCATGTGTATCAGATTGCCAAACGAGATTACAAATTTAGGACAAAATCCAGAAATAAAACCATGACCAAAAATGTCTACGACGAGATTcaaaacttcttcattcaTTTATGGGGGGATTATGCAGGATGGGCTCACTCAATTTTGTTTGCAGCGGATCTTCGAGATCTTGATAATGGTGTTAATATAAAAACAATCAAGGATAAACAGCAAGACGTAATTTCGCGATCTGAGATCCGGACAGACCCCGAaccaaaattaaagaaaagaaagataaagagTGAGAGTAAATGCGAACAGtaatagaagaaataccTCCAAGGATGCTTTTATAGACTAATTTAACTTGTTGACTCGCtgtagaaaaaaatattaaaaactAAATGtttatttaatattaaaCGAAATTTGGCAAAAGAGCTGCCGACGAAAAACTCCATACATTAATGCAGCAAACCTTACAACACAACGTTCTTCGccaatttcttcttgtagTCCAATATGGTTCCTTCCCATTTGGTCACGGTCTTGTCCTCCACCACAAGAATTTCCTTGGCAACCTTGTTAATCAAGCGGAAGTCATGGGagacaacaacaacaccaCCAGTGTAAGCATTAATAGCCTCAGCTAAAGAATCGATAGTTGGAATATCCAATCCATTAGTAGGCTCGtctaaaagaagaatatttgGAGCATCCATGGCCAACAAAGCAAAGACAACTCTGGACTTTTGACCTTCAGAAAGAGTACCCATTTTAGCAGTCTGGGCTTCACCGGTTAATCCATATCTTCCAAGTTGCCCTCTCCAGTATTGAGGATCCTGGGAAATTTCGGAATGCTTGAACCTAACAAAGTCAACGGCAGACATGGTTAAATCCAACTGGTCAGCGGAATGCTGCGAGTAAACACCTAACTTTATATGTGTGTGTTTTGAAACTCTACCAGTCTGTGGCATCAACTTTCCGACCATAAGTTTCAACAATGTGGATTTACCGACACCATTTGGACCAACTAAAGCAATTCTCGAGTCCATATCAACACCAAATGTTAAGTTCTCGTATAAATTATGCTCCGGGTTACCATCATACGAAAATGATATGTCATCAAATGAAAGAACAGGTGGTGGAAGTTTTTCGACATCGGGGAATCTGAAATGGAACACTCTGTCCTCCTCGACAGCCTGAATAAGACCATCAGACTCCATTTTATCCAAAATCTTTTGTCTAGACTTTGCTTGACGAACCAAGTTTGCATATGTACCAGCGTGTGCTATAAACTTCTTGATATGAGCAATTTCATCTTGCTGCTTCTTGAATTGCTTCATCTGGTTTGTTTCAAGTTCCTCCCTCGttttaatataaatgtCGTAGTTACCGCTGTACATAGTTAAAATCTTGCTTCTCATTTCAAGGATATTTGTGCACACACCGTTCAAGAAATCCTGGGAATGCGAAATTATGATCAATGTCCTATCAAATCTTTTTAAGTACTCTTCCAACCACACACAAGCTTCTAAGTCCAAGTGTGCCGTAGGATCATCCAAAAGTAGAAGGGTTGGCTTGATGAATAATGCCTTAGCCAAAGCTACTCTCATTCTCCATCCACCAGACATATCTTtcgtcttcttcttgataGTTTCTTTATTAAATCCCAAACCAGTCAACATCACTGCTGCTCTACTCTCAAATGTAGATGCATCCATGTCATCCAGTCTTTCGTACAATGGATCCAACATCTCGGAATCAGGTCCCTGCTCAACAATAATATCTTCAACCTCTTTCTCCAATCTTGCCAATTCTGCCTTACCTTCTCTGACGACATACTCCAGCGCAGAGTACTCGGTTGGCTCAGCTGGTTCAtccaataaataaatatcgatGGCTTCTGGAATAGGGTATTCCCTTGCAGCAATGGCCTTCAAAAAAGTTGATTTACCACATCCGTTCTCTCCAACCAAACCATATCTTCTGCCATAGTTGAGCTCAAGATGAGAATCTTGAATCATAACTTTACCGTGAAATAGCAATGACACAGAAGACATTTTAACATCCAACGAAGTTTGAAGAGAATCCAACACACCTGTTGTCACACGATCGGACAATCCTTCTTTATCCTTTTGCAACTTCATATCTGCAATCTTTGAAGTgacatcatcaacatcatcgGCCGTCTCAAGCTTTtgtctttctctcttcgacaatttttttcccttcaGCTTTCCCTCCTTAGCTTtctttgctctttttgcttctcttcTGGCTTTCGATGCTGAAATAGGCATATTTCTACTATATTTACGATCTTTATTATGCTTTGCAAAGTGGTCCTTCGTTAGTACTAATGAATTCAATTTAGGTTTAAATCAGCATAATTGAAACTATATAgacaagaaattttttcagaaaataaatgaaggATTTTACAAGAGGAGGGGAGAAAGT
It includes:
- the ARB1 gene encoding ABC transporter ATP-binding protein arb1 (BUSCO:EOG092614E6) — translated: MPISASKARREAKRAKKAKEGKLKGKKLSKRERQKLETADDVDDVTSKIADMKLQKDKEGLSDRVTTGVLDSLQTSLDVKMSSVSLLFHGKVMIQDSHLELNYGRRYGLVGENGCGKSTFLKAIAAREYPIPEAIDIYLLDEPAEPTEYSALEYVVREGKAELARLEKEVEDIIVEQGPDSEMLDPLYERLDDMDASTFESRAAVMLTGLGFNKETIKKKTKDMSGGWRMRVALAKALFIKPTLLLLDDPTAHLDLEACVWLEEYLKRFDRTLIIISHSQDFLNGVCTNILEMRSKILTMYSGNYDIYIKTREELETNQMKQFKKQQDEIAHIKKFIAHAGTYANLVRQAKSRQKILDKMESDGLIQAVEEDRVFHFRFPDVEKLPPPVLSFDDISFSYDGNPEHNLYENLTFGVDMDSRIALVGPNGVGKSTLLKLMVGKLMPQTGRVSKHTHIKLGVYSQHSADQLDLTMSAVDFVRFKHSEISQDPQYWRGQLGRYGLTGEAQTAKMGTLSEGQKSRVVFALLAMDAPNILLLDEPTNGLDIPTIDSLAEAINAYTGGVVVVSHDFRLINKVAKEILVVEDKTVTKWEGTILDYKKKLAKNVVL
- a CDS encoding uncharacterized protein (BUSCO:EOG092628HC); this encodes MTVPQIKWSHLVVDPTEACLNKVLRCGQTFRWKCIDQIWSCSIKNRILLLRQNDKEILYSSIPYLPNTATVLKEYLQLDVNASSLYEVWCSKDKHFLKNSSQFRGIRILCQDPWENLICFICSSNNNVKRISQMCDTLCIHYGNYLGTFQGVDHYTFPTPKVLAMDGTEQKLRDLGFGYRAKFIYETAKICVNKPVIYKTLCSKKLKLASKEKCQEFLLQFPGVGPKVADCVALMSLKKHNVVPIDTHVYQIAKRDYKFRTKSRNKTMTKNVYDEIQNFFIHLWGDYAGWAHSILFAADLRDLDNGVNIKTIKDKQQDVISRSEIRTDPEPKLKKRKIKSESKCEQ